TACTTacttttgtattaataataatatagaaaGGAAGCATACAGTAGTATCAAAGAGTGCAAATAGGACTACAccctaattatttattttttgagatattgtaCCCTCTCATACCCATAGTATAATACTCTTCGAAAATGTTGTCACAAAAGGTTCAAAGGTTGAATATTGAACCAATGATTTTCATTTATGATGAATAAGTCACGATACGCTCTATCAAGATCAAAGTATATTATTCAAGCCATTAATCAAACAATACACTCCACTGGGCTGAATTTTAGATCAATTCAAAAAGCAAACCATATTTACCATCAGCCAACACTATTAATTTAACCATTTATGTAGGTACCCACAGAAAAACCACTATACAAAAAGTCCAAAATTCCAGTGAATTAAATGGACCACAAGGAAATCAAACGTAAAATGTTTGACGTTTGCTATCTTagcttaggttttttttatttttgctcatCATCCTTGTGGTCCTGGGGACCTTGGGGCTGGGAATtcgaaaataacttttattgaaTCCTCACAgtatacaaatacatacatagatacacATTTCTATGTACTGTACTGTACATTAGGGTGGGTCAAATGCTTTTATGAAAAGTCCCGTGCTTATAGCATGGCAAGGCGTTAAGTTTTATTGTTCACTTATAATTAATGCTTCATAACATTATTTCAATTCAGGATTgtggtgaatttaaaaaaaaaaacttaatttttgattaacatTACTTATGCTTTTCCCAACTTATTCTaatcagattttattttataaccgTTTGATTTTTGGTTTAGATTTTAAGTCCAAACAATAAAGTAGTTTCAGCCACAGTGTTAGACTATAAATAAGTCCTGATTTAATGGAAAATTGTTGAAAACGAAATAGTGTTCTACGTgcccaaaaataaatataatcgtattaaaaataaataatctgtAAACGAAGAAAATTTCAGAATGTTTGtagaacaaaaagaagaaggtctttcttgttttttctcCAACCATATGTTATCCACCCTAACGTACATGCACCTCATTTTCTATACATCTATTAGCTATTATTGTTTCTCTATATTCTTCTACTTGATCTTTCATTTATTcggcttttttatttttttgtagctaCTAGCTACCCCCTCTGTCCAAAAccaatttaatatatattttgggGGTGGTTAAAACCTGTTGTATATCTATCCGTCTCTTCGTCTTCATCTTCAATAGATAAAAGTGAAAATAAGGAAATCTTCCTCTCTGGAGAtatctattaatataatatGGAAACATGGATAGCAAGCAATTCAAGGATATCGATATCAGGTTTGTCTTTGTGGAGCCATTTAAACATCAATAATTCTCGGCCTACCAATCGAGTAAAGTCTCAGGCAGTTCATAAAGAAGATAAAGGTTTccgtttaaagaaaaaaacaaaaaaagaaacaaaccaaaacaaaaggaCATGATGATATGAAATCTTTTAGAGTGGTGGCTTATTAAAGTTTTTGGGTCGTTGGATACTCCTCCTGCAAAACATATCCTTGTAAAAATTGTGGGGCTGTATACTTTGAGTCATGTTTAACAAGTCAACAAATAGAAGTGATACACTATGATGTAggaagaataatatttaaaaaaaataatgcctATTTCCAATGGTTAAGTATTAAGAGTATATGAAGTTTTTGGAATTACTTGGCATTAATTTGCTTTCTTTCtttgatttcttttcttttaaaagatgaaCTGAATTATGAAGAAGGTTATcattaattttgcttttttttaatttctttaaaaactgaaCAATACTTTTCAAAAGGATTTTATTGTCCTGGGGCTTTATTATGAGGTTCGCGGGGatagttttcaattcgacctttcaaattcgactcaAGTTGCATTTTCTTATTACCGAATTCGAGGCGAAGcaaaaatagttcttcctatatttcAGTGATTTGAAACATTTGGTTAgactttttcttcctatattccagtgatctGACAGCTTTCGCAACAAAATTCGTTTTGTGGATtttggataaattataagaaaattaaaattaagctaactcaaatttgtatatatgtaattACAATGAAGAAAAAATCCACGAAATTGAACAGTGAATAATAATGAACTCTTTTGCCTGTGAATCCGCCTAAAAAAACTATCGGATATCAACTCGCCAACAAGCATTATGattatgacattttaaattcgcCTTCGAgttcgttaattggtcgaatttaaaacgaagaaggcgaaagagaaagcaataattaaaaattgccAAACTATCAAAACGGTTCGCCGCGAATCCCATAATCATGCCCCCGTATTGGAATAGAGTATTGTTGAAATACATTCTTTTAACAGTGCATAAAATCAGTTAACTATTTTCGAAATTTCTCATAAGTTAGGGGATGAATTATGAGTCTAAACCATTCTTTTAAAACACACGTTTTATAGTAAGTTTTTAGTACCAACTCTGAATCCGAATTGGAATTCCTTTTCTTAACGCAACGTATACGATTTTCCAACGATCCTACATAAGTGGCTCACAATCTGGATATAAACCGGGAAAGtcttaaaagaatttcaagctAGATTTAGATCAAATACTCTATCGTTCataatattttcattctttGAAGTGTAGCGGAGAGCTTTAGCgcgcaaaataaaaaactttacgCATTTATCGTCGACTTCAAAACAGCTTTCGATACAACTAATCGAGGGGTTTTGTTCTAAGTTATATAGTCGAAAAGCAATACCCAAATCCGGTCATGTGCTCGAAGAGTTGTTCAAAGGAACTCAGTCGGTAGTGTTGAGTGCTGCGGAACTTTCTGACTGGTACGCAACAACAACAGGAATGAGGCAGGGTTGTACATTGAGCACGACCATGTTTTCGCTTTTCTTTAATGGCCTCTTTGATTACCTTCCTGGTTGTGTCGATTTCGCAGGAGTTTGTATCAAAGCTTTAATATTTCCGGATGGTGTAGTTATGTTTGCTTATTCTCTCCAGAAACTTTGCAACTCATGATTAACAGATTATACCACTATTGCAGTTTATGGAACTTGATAACACACAAAAGTCCAAAgctatggtttttaaaaaagttggagGTTGAAAAATGGAAGTATAATAGTGAGACTATTGGCTGTGTCAGTGAATAAAAATGCCTTAGAGTAATCTTTTCAAGTTATTTGAGCATGGAAAAAGAATTTACAGAAAAACTGCAAAAAGCAAATACTGCCATTGCTcgttaaaaaaatgctaaataaaatacaaaaaatatttgaaaaataatatttaagataGGGTTTATAGTTTTAGAAAATCATCACGAACCTTATTAGAAAAAGCTGTTTCAAGAATTTACATAATCTCTAAAAGTCTAATGTGatgttttttctaatttttaaattttaaatctgaGAAACTTGACGTAATAGATTGATTAAGAAGTCGAATTCGGCCAACGGAAATATAAGGAAAAGCATAACTTGATTACGAAACATTGTTATCTGTGAATTTAAGTCCAaagatatataatatatatgcaTGTCAATTTCATTCTCTTATACAAACTTGACAAGACTTTTTGTACAAcaagattatttttaacatctgtGCATGACGCAACAGCTaaggtataaatattttattcttccTTTTATATCAagcaatttatgtttttttctctgATGTTTTTGTATCCCCCCTTTTAGACATACTAAAACcccttcttttcaaaatatccGTATAAGCTACATAAAATTGTTGAGGAAttccacaacaacaaaaaaaaaaacacacacacacacagaatatttttaagacttttcaaTTAAGATAACGGTGAAACAAAGCTTAAccattaattaagttttttcatcAAGGTAATTTTGCCTGATGCGTTGAAGTCTATCTCTACCTCCTCCTACCCACAAAATAAGGTTCATGTTTTTATTCCCAAAAACTCAAAAGGTACACACACCTAACTACCGCCGTGTTTCTCTTTGAAGCCAACCCGCATTAACCATCAACATCCCGAAAAAAGAACGTTTAAATACAACGATACAACTATAGGGAAGTGAACATAAATGGATGgcggaaattaaaaaagaaaaaactacaagACTAAAATTGCATTATGCAGCGAAACATCCGCTGAGTGAATTTGTTGGACCGCAGCAAGTTTTTGCGGTCAGCCAGCACTTAAAacagttaaaagtagttttgGCTTAGAGCCAAGCCAACAGAACTGAAAACgtcaaataaaattacttaccTTGGCTGAAATGGAAAGAGAGAGAGTGGGTCCTTGGCGTAGTTTccttctgttttgtttttgtatgttgttttgCTCCTGGCATGAAAGCACTAATTAGTCCTCGTTCTCAATACAGTTCTCCTCGAGAGTTAAATCGTTAAGGGATTCACAGTGGTCAAGTACGTTGTTTTCAAAATCGGCACTCGCTGGCTGCTGATCTTCGCAAACGCTACTAATTTCATCTTGGGAGTGGTGCTGTTGATGCAAACTTGGCGATGTGCGATGATGGAAATTTCTATCGACTTCCGTCGGTAGGGATTCGAAGTATTCGTCCATGAAAGAAAATTCCGAATAGCTGTCAGAGTCATCGCATTCGAAGTAACGACTCTgttaaacagaaataaaaacagttaagTAAACATTTATGAAGCTATTTTTAGAGCGAAAAGAAccaataacattttattatacTTACTTGACAATCGAGGCATCGGCAGTTATCACATAGGGTGCAGGAAAGTCCTAGGAGTTGGGCTGCTTCCTTATATAGTTCGGCGCTTGATTTTTGATTAATGTtgctgttgttatttttattcgtATCGCTGTTTCCGCTCCAATTACTATTATTTAGGTTGCTGCCGCTGCAGcttcttgaattatttttgctaGAATGGTTATTAATAGCTTGGGTAATTCTTCCATCATTTTGTGCATCGGCATTCGAGGTGTGGTTATCGTTTGAGTTTGGTTTGCTGCTCAGTGAAAGCTTTTCAATAAATCTTTTGACGTAATCCCCCCACAAGTagaattttcagttttcaagTGTTTGGTAAGGAACATGCAATAAAAGAAGAGCAATATTTGTGAGCATAGATAGGGACATAAATTTTAAGAGTCGTAATTTTATAGACGCTTTTAAGGTTGCTTTGAGAGTTAAAAAGGTCGATATTGTGTTACATGTACCAAATATATGGTATACTTAACAATTATTGCGGTATAAagataacataattttttttttaatacaaattgacATAATAACTTTAATCGTTTTATGGATCCTTATCTaagctttgaaaacaaaattttgctttgaaatgcattattttaagttgcgtaaaatcattttttttattcttaaattgaatttggagAATACAAGAATATGAAAAAGCTTTGAGAACTTAGTTAAACAATTACCAACTGccctacaaattttcaaatcgaagACATACTTTCTTAgaacaattaatatttaaaaaagaagaattttaaggAGTCTCAACTTCAAAcgaaaaatttgtaataaattgttGCTATCTTCAGTTCGTCTCCTTATTTCATGTCATGGTTGTAAAAGATTTCCAAAAGATTTCATAACTTATAACCAAGTGTTACCCACTATCCGGAATTTGAACGAAAAAGTCGTTCATACAAGAGACTCGTGTTATTATTGGGTTATATTTATAGGAGTGTCTTTTATTACCAAATTATCATACGAAACTAAAAGCTTTAAAGAATATTTGTCATGTTTTGATTATGTTTTTGATTTCGTATTCCTTTTATTATTCATCCATAAAGACTTGTTAAGGGCATGAAAATAGAATTCCAAGGTCGTTGTTCGCAAGTTACCGCCGCAACCATTCAACCGTGTTACCATATTTATGGCGACCGTTTTATCAAGTCCCAATCCAATTTGCATTGTCTCCCATCAAATGGGACCGACCAGCCGGAGTAGTTTGTTAtgtagaacttttttttttttttttaaatgaaaacatttataCACACCTCtcagacgacgacgaagacgacgattGCTTTGGCCAGAACCAGAACAAACTCTCAAGTGCCCCGCAATACAAATTCCAAACTCTCATACGAGTATAAGACGAGACGTTTCACTTTTGTCGCACCAAAAACTTTTCTCATTTTAATGAAACGGAAATCCCTGGCTGGtaagttttctttcttttcttcttgCCATATAATGCTCAACTCATGGTCGGGCTCGTGCTCGTGCTCGGGCCGACATCCGGCTCCATTGGTCTTATTTCTATATGGTTCTCGAATTGCCATGTCATGCATGGCACATTATTATTCTACCATAGTATCCAGCTATTATgaggttttattttactttagatACAAGAAGTACAAAGGAAACATAATGTATTCTCCAGGGAAGGACATCCACGGAAAAGATTTATTCACGCATTCGAATGTACTAAAATATGTACTACTATACCATATATCTAacctttatatatgtacattatgttaTATGATGTCGATCCAGATCCAGTAGCAGTTCTATTCACAAAAATTGTATAGGGTTGGATTTAAGATAAAAGTGGCTTTCATCGCCAAAACaaaggttattttttatttctcttctgACGTCATATTGTTGGTATGGTATGGTATGGCTTTTGCCAAGCTTCTTGAAAATGCATTTTCACTGCTAATTTCTTCAAGGAAAATCATAAAGTTGTAGCAAGACCAAGAGCAACAAAGAGAAGGAGGAGGAGGAGAAGCAGTTAAGTATATCTTACATTTATACGATAATATAGAACATTAAAATGAGCAAGGAGTAGAATTTTACGTGGTTGGTTCTTTTGAGACTTAAGTGCTAATGGTCACTGCACCTGCTAGTTGAGTTATAAACTTATTGGTAGCTTTTGAAAGTGTTCACgctttgttttacatttttaatgactttaatttttgtttgtccttaAAAAGGCGTAGATATTCATGTTGATGCTTGAAAGTAAAAACTAAAGTTAAGAAACTAACATAAGTAGTTCTCAGGTGACAAGtacaaaagaaagttaaaatggAAACAGGATTAGTTtttgggtttatttttattagtttttggttGTAAAGAAGGAAGTCCTTGAAAACAAATCCCATTGAAAGACTCGGTTCTCATTTAATCGGAATAATTTTCACTTAAGTGAACTTAGTACTAAGTTATCATTTTACATATTATACGAGCTTGTTGAAGGATCACAATCCATATCCCATCTTGTTTAAATTCCCTTAGTGGATTAACTTAGAAGACAAAGAATAACTAAACGAATGacgtttttcacaaaaaaaaattattttaaataattttccgtccatatttttaaattatgtttctatttctttacaTATGTTAGTTCCtttcaatgttttcaaaaagtagGTAATACTTAGAATATtcctttattaaattaaaagattttttttcaaatcatttttgcCTCGAATGATGTTGACTTTAAGTGaatgaacaaatttaagaaaaatactcAATTAAGATCAGGGTCATTCAATTTTAATACATgagcacaatttttttttattttaaaaatagtccCAATAGAACGCAATCTAAATCCACGTTAagtgtttaataaaagtttaaggTGCTTCTATTGTAAATTCATATACGATAAAACATGGATAATTAactaactttcttttttttaggaaCCGAAATTCTTATTAGTGAATTGAGCTTAACTGCCTTCTCCGTTTGGTTGCAcatcattttgtataaatttaagaaattttatcttaatgaatttcttttgaataaacttttcaagtttttgtaaaCTAGCTAACAATCATATAATTGTCTTTTAAAACGTGCCATACTAGGTGACGCTTTTATCCAGGTTTtactgtatgtacatatttttggtGGAAATTATGGTAAAGGTTTGAAATAAATTCGTTCGTACAAAGACCGcttttaagtttgttaaaagtacattttattaGAACGTTTCAGTTCCTTACAATTAAGATCGAGatgttataattaaaaatgctaTGTATGTGTTGATAGATGAAATAAGTATTTAATAATTGATAtcttcttgtttttataaagttgCACAATAAAAGATAATTCATTTGCAATAAAAGACGCTTTCTGGCTGAATTTTAAAAGTGCATCGATTATACAAAAGGAAACTTCAAACGTAGTCATTAACAACCATATACTTAAGAGAGATCGCATATAAGACTTCAAAGGTTTTTCCTCCAAGAATACttaaagacaacattttttttcttgtagttcTTTATCCTTTGagaacttaaaagtttttcctttGCCATAGTGTATGCTTTTTACATGATAATTGCTGACAGTATAAAACTCACAAGCGCAacttatacacaaaaaaaaaaaaaacaacaacaaggagcaaaataaaactaacaaattATTCAACTTCTTCCTTGTGCACCTGCGGGAGTCTCTTTATCCCTTGAATATTCTTGCAAAATACGAGAAAAGGAAGTAAGATTTAAAAGTTTCATCCTTAACAACACGAGACAAATGAAACTGAAGCATATTTTTACCTTTCTCGGTCGCGTACACAGTTGTTGGTAGTTGGTAAATTCTCATCACTATGCTTCCGCCATTTCTCTTCCTCGACTAAGTATTTCCAAAACTTTGTCTTCTTGGCAATTAGCGCTGATTTAACGGAGTTAGATGAATTGAAATGTTTCTTCTTGCCGGCACCTACGCCACCTACGCAAGGAAGCACGCAACTTGAGCCACTACCATTACCACCACTGCCGCTACCGGAAGTACTGTTGTTTCTGCCACGTAACGATAGTGACATTTGGTTCTCCATCAAATGATGGTATTCTAGTTGCGGGTGATGCACCGGATGGGACTGTGTTCCCGTTTGGGGATCATTGCTAGTACCATGATGATGGCTCAAGTCAGGACTTATATGACTATTGGGAGAATGgcagttgttgttttgtttggtgtttctatAATTATTAATACTTCTGCAGCTGTGGACCGTACTACTGCTGCAATTGAATAGCTTTTGTAAAGCGGCCGCAGCGGGCGAACAGGATGTCATTGATGATGAATTACTCTCTACGGTACTCGTAGCACCGCCCGCAATCATTTCGCTGGAATGGTGTCgtaaacttttcaatttatgtAGACTTCTTGAAAGTGAACAATTCTTGGGGTTGCTGTAAATTTCATCCGAGTTGTTTTGGGGATAACCAAAGGCGTTAGGACGACCAAATTcctagaaaaaaagaagaacatttttgatagaaaaagtttattttgtcaTAATTTAAGTGGAGATTTATGTATCTAtgccaattttattttgttagaagttcctatttttcttaaatgtcatttgggaattttgaaaacaaattactgGAATGAAAGATGGATTTTAtggtatttcaaaaacaatcaaGTTCTCTTAGAGCATAGAGAAACCTCTCTCTTGTATAGTtaagtttatttacaaatacaaagaataaatctttatttttcatcatGTCCCCGCGTTGTACTCGTGGTGTGACGGTTAGTACGTAGGACTGTCATTCTAAAGGTCTTAGGTTTAATCCCTGCTTGTTCCACCTTATGTTttgaggaattgataaattctccatgagtaattcttgacataaaaagtgctttcttaaataagccgttcggttttggcataaaactgtaggtccctccatAGCCGAGGGTTGTAAAATACTCATATCCCGCGTGAAGGGATGTGGACACCATGTATAACTTGGTCGACTTCTATATATATACAACTTATACTAATTCATCAATTGAGAACGGTTGGTCCGTCTGAGAATTTTCCGAAAGAAAATTTTGGGATCcggaaaatttaattctttgacgAAATTTTATCACATTTGCAATTTGTAAGTGTGTAATGTAAGTAAGTGTGGACAATTcgttgtgttttaaaaatttgagatagttgttaaattttttctttgatgGAAAATGCAATAACCCGATAGATGGCATCATAGTTCAGGTGTGGGCAAAACGACtccgttgtttgtttttgtgccTTCAAAATCACTTTCTACAGATTTTAAttccatttaaatataaatcgtATTTAAATTATCTATATAACTGTGGTATATTATCATTCTAGAGCAAATCTGAAGGCGTTAATTTAAAGTGAATCAAAGTTTGTTGTTCCAGctattaattaaatatacaaacCTTTTTGAATCTCTTTGTACTTTCTTAAACAAGTTTAGATAAAAGTTCTTCAAACTTCATGACGtttattatattgtatttaacACCTACATAgatgatatttttgttattttacgaCCACCTTGAAGGTATTTTCTTAGCTTTAATTGAATCAAAGTTAAGAACAACCATTAATCTCTAATAACGTTTCTTGTACCTGTATTCCAATGTCTTAATATTCCTTATTATCTTAAgattaatgaaaaataagtcATAACTCTTGCTCTTTAAAGCAAGGATTTATGTAATGTTGTAAGCTTCTATAGATTACCGTTTGTAATTTGGTACGTGTCTCCAAGGCTATATCAAAATAGTTTTATCGTTCAACATACACAACACACAATCATATTACTTCTACGTGCGATAACGATACAAAAAAGGTCAAAATTCATCCATGAAAGGGATTTAAGTTAAAAACGCTAAGGATCTCTGTTTCCTATAAAATTCCTTAGACGTAACGGTGAGTATATGTATAGGCTTTAGGGTAATACGCCATTTCAAGATATAGGTACGTACGTAAAGGCATTCGTATTAAATTTAGTTCTATCACGAATGTgccttgtttatattttttttatttcacatccGTGTCCTGTTCCGGTTGTGTTGCTCTCCCatttatattaaacaaatattggaGTGGTATAAATAACAGCGTATAAGCAGTTTCTCATTAATGTGAGAGCTACTTACCCCGTATGTGTTATAGCTGGTATTAAGTACATAAATggcgtttttattattattctggaATACCATGTCGTCCATGTTAtctgaaacagaaaaaaagaaaaacgaaattaaataaataataaaaataaacaattgtaTCCAAACATATAAATAcagaaacaatatttatatattgcAAAAAAGGACCTTGGATAGAATAACATtggaaattattattgttttcatttcgttTATGATGGCAGCAGCAATACCTCTCTTAAAATGAATACATGGAcaggattatttttttaaggataacgCAAAACCAAATAATTTATGAGAACCCACAATAAAGTGTAGGatagaaaattaattcaattaaatcagAGTTAAAAATGCTTTGTTCAAGCACCATCACACAAAGGAGTCCTGGAAAACGCAAAAAGGACAGCCTCGTTTACATAcaatcattaaaa
This window of the Eupeodes corollae chromosome 3, idEupCoro1.1, whole genome shotgun sequence genome carries:
- the LOC129952120 gene encoding putative uncharacterized protein DDB_G0286901 — translated: MDDMVFQNNNKNAIYVLNTSYNTYGEFGRPNAFGYPQNNSDEIYSNPKNCSLSRSLHKLKSLRHHSSEMIAGGATSTVESNSSSMTSCSPAAAALQKLFNCSSSTVHSCRSINNYRNTKQNNNCHSPNSHISPDLSHHHGTSNDPQTGTQSHPVHHPQLEYHHLMENQMSLSLRGRNNSTSGSGSGGNGSGSSCVLPCVGGVGAGKKKHFNSSNSVKSALIAKKTKFWKYLVEEEKWRKHSDENLPTTNNCVRDRERFIEKLSLSSKPNSNDNHTSNADAQNDGRITQAINNHSSKNNSRSCSGSNLNNSNWSGNSDTNKNNNSNINQKSSAELYKEAAQLLGLSCTLCDNCRCLDCQSRYFECDDSDSYSEFSFMDEYFESLPTEVDRNFHHRTSPSLHQQHHSQDEISSVCEDQQPASADFENNVLDHCESLNDLTLEENCIENED